A single Aspergillus chevalieri M1 DNA, chromosome 3, nearly complete sequence DNA region contains:
- the atrA gene encoding protein kinase MEC1 (BUSCO:EOG092600SD;~COG:L;~EggNog:ENOG410PGIW;~InterPro:IPR016024,IPR011990,IPR003152,IPR003151, IPR036940,IPR012993,IPR018936,IPR011009,IPR014009, IPR000403;~PFAM:PF08064,PF02260,PF00454,PF02259;~go_function: GO:0004674 - protein serine/threonine kinase activity [Evidence IEA];~go_function: GO:0005515 - protein binding [Evidence IEA];~go_function: GO:0016301 - kinase activity [Evidence IEA]), which produces MGLGDELRGFRYPAAQENGGWKSAEPASSILAAQLAPRLSSEGGQTHHLTRETFAQLRQELAGGIYSQLRLDDSVADVNKLICIVLKAGLEPILPVDEGPRDYSLERQIIDCLDIIQMAVEKAPQVLVEISDPGLLGVDIHAPLFTWLFLRLVDLLGNWNNETIEAKTVSTFSSILYPQLRPWLSCQPVSTFLRACTMDILLSLEDLILPIPRGLGRNKPTIPTPGGTLLVELDRLGLPRALFERRVSLGTNSQAIILALRLLDSFHPRFKRNPCMKHEDLLARQNLAWILNGYQRLWKVILNLHQNTVSSALDSTSWIALQFLASLQSKSELESFRSGLQSDIELLQTWLQCLSEAFRLDGFSQMPDLQLGLSSFLCHLDEATKDPNMPVDCMNYTLLPVLINIRKDSMFLVLDSNLQKSIQGLLEKLIPVNPNEAETYIAGTTGLKKKTMRAVADQYMSQNEDSPPSKRLCLPRPHVIHGTQNTLQQLVANLSALLHCEPCENLQDLRQAISKSFVELAEQEKCEVLNLLGVTACSMAGNPLTRPVGAITKDIPLCQACDSEDFKNDSVPQWRCSDFDELWHIFAYILPNITRAPGLRITAMIALRRALVHAPNSSQMQLVSSVFGEFCLHSLRSSMRELRVITGHSVTAFIRKNLDPEIRRSNFVVILEWLRNLSEKHETSFHETCILTLCRLARLSDDEEMNIILLHLVEYLGHSNPFVCAVAYAELSKLAQHFSLTPAGLFRPFWRTISVTVVENFQSRPYMAEQLCDLLGMTVDDFLRLTEIYILPYLVLTRKRNLISKVGATYKEVKSPFDICSEKNNLAAILAFLLSQPSPNPEAMAMSVLADVDTAFKGRTLAELVRTEPILIACDLLKGLGDSREAKGNDLQSRFHRALDLLAALVPRKSFHGSASKKVDLLGHFVEEHVLGIITQFAHAVNDFQVRQPLAEKKRYILAIGEMIKIARGHVSSALPQICACLKSALDIPGLCDHAFRVWGVLIKSLERDEVEPLIDQTLSIVIKYWVRFTEASKRLSYEIIEHIVRDHDDLVQGSFSTMPSLASIPAMAEFENWLNGLKGQMDVRSQFFAFIRRCQSESATVVEQALTELVPYLSKHESFLHSSVLSEQPDPVVAQLMRILLDCCVKFKTSSDSITVLSARCLGLIGCLDPNRVDSVKEKKDILVLSNFDSMEETFDFILFFLQHILVEAFLSASNTRAQGFLAYAMQNLLRFCKLDSAVIQRHRDVQTDDKYRRWLELPETVRNTLTPFLTSKYTVTVGAIQPNCKYPLFYAGMTHGEWLRTFVQDLLQKGSGDNAQFIFGICSRIVKGQDISIASFLLPFAVLNRIVGGPEEEKLDLQFELTTVLSHPLPEASNHVSEAMILCSQSVFEVLDYLSRWLQGKKKQFNSMSSHGHHSSRFHQETARKSLAGAYSSHIKAVENLLASIPPEVISKRAVECKSFSRALFHWEQYIRQCNNQAVEQEQTNIEPLYQRLQDIYSQIDEPDGLEGISAHLHVLNVDQQVLEHRKAGRWATAQSWYELQLEKEPKNSDAQWNLLTCLKESGQQDAILTRFEVLKANDSALSRLLPFAVEASWITGRWTKLHNYLQLRSEQNTGYFNIGIGSALNAFRQGDKISFGEIVNSLRLNVVKSLTPNSVASLQLCHDSILRLHALTEVECIANSGSEGANSGSLVTDALNRRLDVLGGYITDKQYLLGLRRAMMELTGHFTDSDIAAAWLTSARLSRKSNFINQAYHSMLHAARLKDKSATVEHARLLWKDGHHRKAIQTLKGAITANEFAENLPLPGDAELNQNQNQNMLAARAHLLLAKWTDRAGQTQSDVIVQRYREAIKLHTRWEKAHYYLGKHYNKILDSEKNKPLGKEAQIYLSGEASKLVIDNYLRSLAHGNKYVFQTLPKVLTLWLEHASTVDQPFDPKRGDNEDFQAHTLNQRKKSLDDMHTQLKKYTMSRMPAVLLFTILPQVVARICHQNWTVYDLLTKIVTRAVNSFPQQGLWTVLAVVKSSSKDRASRGVNCLHKIMELNKKSNMRNMINQGQKFSEEMLQLCVTRIEDKASRISLARNLGFNHKVAPCRLVVPFQTMLTPSLPASHESEYLKGFSAFPRDPTTIDAVRDDALVLKSLQKPRKISIRGSDGKNYNILCKPKDDLRKDQRLMEFNNMINRFLKRDVESSKRRMYIKTYAVTPLNEECGLIEWVDNLQPLRNPIIRLLRERGIAPNYKEVAHYLAEACSDISKLPLFTTKVLAKLPPVLHEWFVEMFPETGAWFVARLRYTRSCAVMSMVGYVLGLGDRHGENILFEEGTGGVLHVDFNCLFDKGLTFDKPELVPFRLTQNMTDAFGAYGYNGPFRRTCEISLGLLRQNEDALMTVLETFLHDPTTDFIPRKRRTHASVPETPASVLENVRNKLRGLLPGESVPLSVDGHVDELIMQATDHKNLAAMYIGWCPFF; this is translated from the exons ATGGGACTCGGTGATGAGCTGAGAGGGTTTCGATACCCAGCAGCGCAAGAGAATGGCGGTTGGAAGTCCGCGGAGCCGGCTTCATCAATATTGGCCGCGCAACTTGCTCCGCGTCTGTCATCCGAAGGGGGGCAGACTCACCATTTGACAAGAGAGACATTTGCGCAGCTTCGCCAAGAGCTTGCAGGTGGAATATATAGCCAGCTACGTCTGGACGATAGTGTCGCAGATGTCAACAAGTTAATCTGCATCGTCCTAAAAGCCGGTCTGGAGCCTATCCTTCCTGTGGATGAAGGCCCGCGTGATTATAGCCTGGAGAGACAGATCATAGACTGTCTTGACATTATACAGATGGCGGTTGAAAAAGCCCCCCAGGTCTTGGTCGAAATATCAGACCCGGGACTTCTGGGCGTTGACATCCATGCACCACTCTTCACTTGGCTATTTCTACGGTTGGTTGATCTGCTGGGAAACTGGAATAATGAGACTATTGAGGCCAAGACCGTTTCCACGTTCTCAAGCATCTTGTATCCGCAGCTCAGGCCATGGCTTTCCTGTCAACCTGTTTCTACATTCCTGCGAGCTTGCACAATGG ACATATTGTTATCCCTAGAGGATCTGATCCTCCCGATACCGCGAGGTCTTGGTAGAAACAAACCCACTATACCGACCCCAGGGGGGACTCTTCTTGTAGAACTAGACAGACTCGGTCTTCCCCGTGCACTTTTTGAGCGAAGAGTCTCTTTAGGGACTAACTCGCAAGCGATAATCTTAGCTCTCCGACTGTTGGACTCTTTCCACCCAAGGTTCAAACGCAATCCTTGCATGAAACACGAAGACCTTCTGGCTCGTCAGAACCTGGCTTGGATCTTGAATGGGTATCAACGTCTGTGGAAAGTCATCCTCAACTTGCATCAGAACACCGTGTCCAGCGCTTTGGACAGTACATCATGGATCGCTCTGCAATTTCTGGCGTCGCTGCAATCCAAAAGCGAGCTGGAATCCTTTCGTTCAGGTCTGCAATCAGATATAGAATTATTGCAGACGTGGCTTCAATGTCTGAGTGAGGCATTCAGGTTGGATGGTTTCAGCCAGATGCCTGATCTTCAGCTGGGGTTGAGTTCGTTTCTTTGTCACCTTGATGAAGCCACTAAAGACCCGAACATGCCTGTTGACTGTATGAACTACACACTTCTACCCGTTCTAATCAATATCAGGAAGGACTCCATGTTCCTGGTACTCGATTCGAACCTTCAG AAATCAATACAAGGCCTGCTCGAAAAGCTCATACCAGTAAATCCGAATGAAGCCGAGACGTATATTGCGGGGACCACTGGTCTCAAGAAAAAAACAATGAGAGCGGTTGCAGATCAGTACATGTCGCAAAATGAAGATTCTCCCCCTTCGAAGCGCCTATGTCTACCACGTCCACATGTCATACATGGAACCCAAAACACTCTCCAGCAACTCGTGGCTAATTTATCCGCGTTGCTTCACTGTGAGCCCTGCGAGAACCTTCAAGACTTGAGACAAGCCATTTC CAAATCATTTGTGGAGCTTGCCGAGCAAGAAAAATGTGAGGTCCTAAATTTGCTGGGAGTTACGGCGTGTTCTATGGCTGGAAATCCTTTAACAAGACCCGTTGGTGCCATAACCAAAGATATACCCCTGTGTCAGGCCTGCGATAGCGAGGATTTCAAGAATGATTCTGTGCCGCAATGGCGATGTTCTGATTTTGACGAGTTATGGCATATATTTGCCTATATCTTACCTAATATCACGCGTGCTCCAGGCCTCAGAATAACAGCGATGATTGCTTTGAGAAGAGCCTTGGTACATGCTCCGAACTCTAGTCAGATGCAGCTCGTCTCCTCGGTGTTCGGTGAATTCTGCCTGCATTCGCTCCGAAGTTCGATGAGGGAGCTGCGAGTTATCACTGG GCACTCGGTGACAGCATTCATCAGGAAGAATTTGGATCCAGAGATTCGTCGCAGTAACTTCGTCGTGATTCTAGAATGGCTTAGGAATCTCTCCGAGAAGCATGAGACATCGTTTCATGAAACCTGTATACTGACTCTGTGCCGACTTGCAAG GCTCTCGGACGATGAAGAAATGAATATAATTCTCCTTCATCTAGTGGAGTATCTTGGTCATTCGAATCCATTTGTTTGTGCAGTGGCATATGCAGAA CTCTCCAAACTAGCGCAGCATTTTTCTTTGACACCTGCTGGTTTGTTCCGGCCCTTCTGGAGGACCATTTCTGTGACCGTTGTTGAAAACTTCCAGTCTCGCCCATATATGGCAGAGCAACTTTGTGACTTGCTTGGAATGACAGTAGATGACTTCCTTCGGTTGACCGAAATTTACATCTTGCCCTATTTGGTGCTCACACGGAAACGAAATCTTATCTCCAAAGTTGGGGCAACCTACAAAGAGGTCAAGTCGCCTTTCGACATCTGTTCTGAAAAAAATAATCTTGCCGCGATTCTTGCTTtcctcctgagtcaaccctCGCCCAATCCGGAAGCAATGGCAATGTCGGTTTTAGCGGATGTGGACACAGCCTTCAAAGGCCGTACACTAGCAGAACTCGTTAGAACCGAACCGATTCTTATTGCCTGCGACCTGCTAAAAGGCCTTGGAGACTCGAGAGAGGCTAAAGGAAACGACTTGCAATCAAGG TTTCATAGAGCGCTCGATCTCCTGGCCGCTCTCGTTCCACGTAAATCGTTCCATGGAAGTGCATCGAAGAAGGTTGATTTGCTAGGCCATTTCGTGGAAGAACATGTTCTGGGTATAATAACACAATTTGCGCACGCCGTCAATGATTTTCAGGTCAGACAACCGCTGGCTGAAAAGAAGAGATATATACTGGCAATTGGAGAGATGATAAAGATCGCTCGAGGTCATGTTAGCAGTGCATTGCCCCAG ATTTGTGCTTGTTTGAAATCGGCCCTTGACATTCCAGGACTCTGCGATCATGCTTTTAGGGTTTGGGGAGTACTTATAAAATCGCTGGAGCGGGATGAAGTTGAACCCCTGATTGACCAGACCCTATCCATCGTGATTAAATACTGGGTAAGATTCACTGAGGCGAGTAAGAGACTTTCTTATGAGATCATCGAACACATCGTGAGAGACCATGACGATCTAGTGCAGGGATCCTTCAGCACAATGCCTTCCTTGGCCTCAATACCAGCGATGGCTGAATTTGAAAACTGGCTAAACGGGCTCAAAGGGCAAATGGATGTACGGAGTCAATTCTTTGCATTCATCCGCCGATGTCAAAGCGAAAGCGCCACCGTTGTCGAGCAGGCTTTAACGGAACTGGTACCCTATCTATCAAAACATGAGAGCTTCCTCCATAGCTCTGTCCTCAGTGAGCAGCCAGATCCCGTCGTCGCACAATTAATGCGGATCCTTTTGGACTGCTGTGTGAAATTCAAAACCAGCTCAGACTCTATTACGGTCCTTTCCGCACGATGCCTGGGCCTCATAGGCTGTCTAGATCCGAATCGAGTAGACTCGgtcaaagagaagaaggacatTCTCGTCTTATCAAATTTTGACAGCATGGAGGAGACGTTTGATTTCATACTCTTCTTTTTACAGCACATCTTAGTCGAGGCATTCCTATCAGCATCCAACACTCGAGCCCAGGGATTCCTCGCGTATGCAATGCAGAATTTGCTCAGATTTTGCAAGCTAGATTCGGCTGTAATCCAGCGCCACCGTGATGTTCAAACAGACGATAAATACCGTCGTTGGCTAGAGCTCCCTGAGACTGTACGAAACACATTGACACCATTTCTCACATCAAAGTACACAGTCACCGTTGGCGCTATCCAACCAAACTGCAAGTATCCACTGTTCTATGCTGGAATGACACATGGCGAATGGCTACGGACATTTGTTCAGGATCTGCTGCAGAAAGGAAGTGGTGACAATGCACAGTTCATATTCGGAATTTGCAGTCGCATTGTCAAAGGCCAGGATATCTCCATAGcgtccttccttcttccttttgcAGTGCTTAATCGCATAGTTGGCGGcccagaggaagagaagttGGATTTGCAGTTTGAGTTGACAACTGTTTTATCACACCCTCTCCCTGAAGCAAGCAATCATGTGAGCGAAGCTATGATATTATGTAGCCAA AGTGTTTTTGAAGTTCTGGATTATTTGTCAAGGTGGCTGcaagggaaaaagaaacaattcAACAGTATGAGTAGCCATGGTCATCATTCCAGTCGATTCCATCAAGAAACCGCTCGGAAGTCGCTTGCAGGGGCATATTCCTCACATATCAAGGCTGTCGAAAATCTCTTGGCTTCGATACCACCGGAAGTCATTTCTAAGAGAGCCGTTGAGTGTAAATCCTTCTCCAGGGCTCTCTTTCATTGGGAACAATACATTAGGCAATGCAATAATCAGGCGGTTGAACAGGAGCAGACCAACATCGAACCGCTCTATCAACGTCTACAAGACATCTATAGCCAAATCGACGAACCAGACGGCTTAGAAGGCATCTCAGCTCATTTACATGTGCTTAATGTCGACCAGCAAGTCCTTGAGCACCGAAAAGCCGGGAGGTGGGCTACCGCGCAAAGTTGGTATGAATTACAACTCGAGAAAGAACCAAAAAATAGCGATGCTCAATGGAACCTTCTTACCTGCCTTAAAGAATCTGGACAGCAGG ATGCTATCCTTACTCGATTCGAAGTCCTCAAAGCGAACGATTCTGCGCTCTCCCGACTCCTTCCCTTCGCTGTGGAAGCTTCATGGATTACAGGAAGATGGACGAAACTCCACAACTATCTCCAGTTACGCTCAGAACAAAATACGGGGTATTTCAATATTGGTATTGGATCAGCTCTCAACGCTTTCCGGCAGGGCGATAAAATATCTTTCGGGGAAATAGTCAACAGCCTACGGCTTAACGTCGTAAAGTCCTTGACTCCAAATTCCGTCGCATCATTACAATTATGTCATGATAGCATCCTTAGGCTTCATGCCTTAACAGAAGTGGAATGCATAGCTAACTCTGGCAGCGAGGGAGCGAATTCAGGTTCACTCGTTACCGATGCTTTGAACCGTCGCTTAGATGTCCTTGGTGGATATATCACTGATAAGCAATACCTCCTTGGCTTGAGGAGGGCGATGATGGAGCTCAC AGGCCACTTTACAGATTCCGACATAGCTGCTGCTTGGCTGACCAGCGCTCGTCTCTCACGTAAAAGTAATTTCATCAACCAAGCATACCATTCAATGCTTCATGCTGCTAGATTAAAAGACAAATCAGCGACAGTTGAACACGCGCGACTTCTGTGGAAGGATGGTCACCATCGCAAAGCCATTCAAACCCTAAAAGGCGCAATAACTGCGAATGAGTTTGCAGAAAATCTTCCATTGCCAGGCGATGCTGAATTGAACCAAAATCAAAATCAGAACATGCTTGCCGCCAGG GCGCATCTCTTGCTAGCAAAATGGACTGATAGAGCGGGGCAAACACAATCAGATGTCATAGTCCAGCGATACCGTGAAGCTATCAAACTTCATACGAG GTGGGAGAAAGCGCATTATTACCTGGGTAAGCATTACAATAAGATATTGGACTCTGAAAAAAACAAACCGCTTGGAAAAGAAGCCCAGATATA TTTGAGTGGTGAAGCTTCGAAACTCGTGATCGATAACTATCTCCGCTCGTTGGCACATGGCAATAAATATGTATTCCAAACATTGCCGAAAGTGCTCACACTTTGGCTGGAACATGCGTCGACCGTTGACCAGCCATTTGATCCAAAGAGAGGTGATAATGA GGACTTCCAAGCGCATACATTGAACCAACGGAAAAAGAGCCTGGATGACATGCACACACAACTGAAAAAATACACGATGAGCCGGATGCCAGCAGTGCTA TTATTCACAATACTCCCTCAAGTGGTTGCGCGAATTTGTCATCAAAACTGGACAGTATATGATCTATTAACGAAAATTGTGACCAGGGCAGTTAACTCTTTTCCTCAACAAGGTTTATGGACAGTCCTTGCTGTAGTCAAGTCTTCTTCTAAAGACCGGGCCTCGAGGGGGGTCAACTGCCTGCACAAAATCATG GAGTTGAATAAAAAGTCGAACATGCGCAACATGATTAATCAGGGGCAGAAGTTTTCTGAAGAAATGCTGCAGTTATGCGTGACGCGCATAGAAGATAAAGCTTCTAGAATCAGTCTGGCACGGAACTTAGGGTTCAACCATAAAGTTGCACCTTGTCGATTGGTTGTCCCATTTCAGACCATGTTAACTCCAAGCCTCCCTGCCAGCCATGAATCAGAGTATTTAAAGGGATTTAGCGCTTTCCCACGAGATCCCACTACCATAGATG CTGTTCGAGACGACGCCCTGGTCTTAAAATCACTTCAGAAGCCACGAAAGATCAGCATTAGAGGATCTGATGGGAAGAATTACAATATTCTTTGTAAACCTAAAGATGATCTTCGCAAAGATCAGCGTCTCATGGAATTCAACAACATGATCAACAGGTTTTTGAAACGGGATGTTGAGTCAAGCAAACGGCGCATGT ATATCAAAACCTATGCCGTGACACCTCTGAATGAGGAATGTGGGCTCATCGAGTGGGTTGATAACCTACAACCATTGAGAAACCCTATCATCAGGCTATTGAGAGAAAGGGGCATTGCACCAAAT TACAAGGAAGTTGCACATTACCTGGCCGAAGCATGCTCGGACATCTCAAAACTCCCTTTATTCACAACCAAGGTTCTGGCAAA ATTGCCTCCTGTGTTGCATGAATGGTTTGTTGAAATGTTTCCGGAGACAGGAGCATGGTTTGTTGCAAGACTGAGGTACACTCGGTCCTGCGCTGTCATGTCAATGGTGGGATATGTTCTAGG GTTGGGTGACCGGCACGGTGAGAATATTCTATTCGAAGAGGGAACAGGCGGAGTTTTACATGTTGATTTCAACTGTTTATTTGACAAG GGATTAACATTTGATAAACCTGAGTTGGTCCCGTTCCGTCTGACCCAGAACATGACTGATGCATTCGGAGCTTATGGGTATAATG GTCCCTTTCGGAGAACATGCGAAATCAGCCTCGGTCTTTTGCGCCAGAATGAAGATGCTTTGATGACTGTATTGGAAACCTTCCTGCATGATCCAACAACCGATTTTATCCCCCGAAAG CGCCGCACTCATGCGAGTGTACCCGAGACTCCTGCTAGTGTTTTAGAAAATGTGCGCAACAAACTCCGGGGTCTCCTTCCTGGGGAATCTGTCCCACTCTCGGTGGACGGTCATGTGGATGAACTTATTATGCAGGCAACAGATCATAAAAATCTCGCCGCGATGTATATTGGATGGTGTCCATTTTTTTAA
- the TAD2 gene encoding nucleoside deaminase (COG:F;~EggNog:ENOG410PHDP;~InterPro:IPR002125,IPR016193,IPR016192;~PFAM:PF14437,PF00383;~go_function: GO:0003824 - catalytic activity [Evidence IEA];~go_function: GO:0008270 - zinc ion binding [Evidence IEA];~go_function: GO:0016787 - hydrolase activity [Evidence IEA]), whose product MEATHNFLDVSQEDYNHAYFMKQALLMGEKALQANETPVGCVLVYNGQIVGSGMNDTNKSMNGTRHAEFIAIQQMLQSHPRSHLHSTDLYVTVEPCVMCASALRQYQIRAVYFGCGNERFGGTGSVLSLHSDHAIDSPYPVYGGLFRKEAIMLLRRFYIQENEKAPKPRPKKNRELNTSFEGDTEGFDYM is encoded by the exons ATGGAGGCAACGCACAACTTTTTAGATGTATCTCAGGAGGATTATAACCATGCGTATTTTATGAAGCAAGCATTGCTCATG GGAGAAAAGGCACTTCAGGCAAATGAAACGCCTGTGGGATGTGTCTTGGTGTATAATGGTCAAATAGTCGGATCTGGGATGAATGACACAAACAAGTCAATGAAT GGTACAAGACATGCCGAGTTCATTGCCATTCAACAGATGCTGCAAAGTCATCCCAGATCACATCTGCATTCAACAGATCTTTATGTGACTGTTGAACCATGTGTTATGTGTGCATCTGCATTGAGGCAATACCAAATACGGGCTGTATATTTTGGCTGTGGTAATGAACGGTTTGGAGGAACAGGAAGCGTGCTTTCGTTGCATTCTGA CCATGCCATTGATTCGCCGTATCCAGTGTATGGTGGACTGTTTCGCAAAGAAGCAATAATGCTACTTCGACGCTTTTATATACAAGAAAACGAAAAGG CACCGAAGCCTCGTCCAAAAAAGAACCGTGAATTGAACACAAGCTTTGAAGGCGACACCGAGGGCTTCGATTATATGTAA
- a CDS encoding putative NADH-ubiquinone oxidoreductase 21 kDa subunit (COG:S;~EggNog:ENOG410PIMM;~InterPro:IPR024549,IPR019721;~PFAM:PF12853,PF10785;~TransMembrane:2 (i39-56o68-89i)), whose amino-acid sequence MASDNKTIVPPRRANTDYPLIDSDPHVRRVFGYARPSDYAIAGGMAAASPFSFWMMERVSPSHVGKGGFAPVMRLATAIGLVGGLHILYQRSCNRFYGFTENSREVQMDNREMVDKVKKGEPLYGASKLSSYLQGVAARNSRYSELFIHVIPWVNAVNHDQHGIDTAKYYQQAERELEAEKAGSN is encoded by the exons ATGGCATCCGACAACAAGACGATTGTTCCCCCTAGGCGGGCGAATACTGATTACCCG CTCATTGACTCCGATCC ACACGTGAGACGAGTTTTCGGATACGCTAGACCCTCTGATTACGCCATTGCTGGTGGCATGGCTGCTGCCTCCCCATTCTCGTTCTGGATGATGGAACGGGTGAGTCCGTCCCATGTGGGCAAAGGAGGCTTCGCCCCGGTTATGCGTCTAGCGACAGCTATCGGCCTTGTCGGAGGTCTCCATATCCTTTATCAGCGATCTTGCA ACCGCTTCTACGGGTTTACGGAGAATTCAAGGGAGGTCCAAATGGACAATAGGGAGATGGTTGACAAAGTCAAGAAGGGCGAGCCTTTGTACGGTGCCTCGAAACTTTCCTCTTACCTACAAGGCGTGGCGGCGAGGAACTCGCGATATTCTGAACTGTTTATCCATGTTATCCCATGGGTCAACGCCGTCAATCACGATCAG CACGGAATTGACACCGCCAAGTATTATCAACAAGCTGAGAGGGAACTTGAAGCTGAGAAGGCCGGCTCTAACTAA
- the CSM3 gene encoding Chromosome segregation in meiosis protein 3 (COG:L;~EggNog:ENOG410PPZK;~InterPro:IPR040038,IPR012923;~PFAM:PF07962;~go_component: GO:0005634 - nucleus [Evidence IEA];~go_process: GO:0000076 - DNA replication checkpoint [Evidence IEA];~go_process: GO:0006974 - cellular response to DNA damage stimulus [Evidence IEA];~go_process: GO:0048478 - replication fork protection [Evidence IEA]), protein MGSEGTQESQINDLFDYDVGLDDILRDVSTTSKTNAAKPPSGSEGPGLGLGLDEEVKVSKKRQPVAKLDESRLLSQNGIPKLRRTAKTKLRFKGKGHEFSDAARLLNFYQLWLDDLFPRAKFADGLSIIEKLGHSKRLQTMRREWIDEEKPKSSMDTFKDTLPERSQGNGQPFPNAHISESRANIEGLDGDDTNATMPQDKNRSDEELFMSDDEGGQHTLNESEPEDDDLDVLLKEQEDENPAPNKGSTIPEPSNEDTYEDDLEVLRELEAPGP, encoded by the exons ATGGGGAGCGAAGGCACTCAGGAGTCTCAGATCAATGACCTTTTCGATTATGATGTCGGCTTAGATGACATTCTACGAGATGTTTCGACAACGTCTAAGACCAATGCTGCGAAGCCACCCTCAGGGTCTGAAGGCCCAGGATTAGGATTGGGTCTTGACGAAGAAGTCAAGGTCTCGAAGAAGCGCCAACCTGTTGCGAAACTGGATGAGAGCCG ATTGCTTTCTCAGAACGGGATTCCAAAGCTGCGCCGTACAGCTAAAACAAAGTTGCGATTCAAGGGAAAGGGACACGAG TTTTCTGATGCGGCACGCCTATTGAATTTCTACCAATTATGGCTCGATGACCTGTTTCCCCGTGCCAAGTTCGCCGATGGACTTTCCATCATTGAAAAATTGGGTCACTCCAAGCGTTTACAGACAATGCGCCGGGAATGGATAGACGAGGAAAAGCCGAAATCATCGATGGACACGTTCAAAGATACTCTACCGGAAAGAAGTCAAGGAAACGGACAGCCATTCCCTAATGCGCATATTAGCGAATCACGCGCAAACATCGAGGGTCTCGATGGCGACGATACCAATGCTACCATGCCCCAGGATAAAAATAGGTCAGATGAAGAGCTGTTCATGTCAGACGACGAGGGTGGTCAGCACACGTTAAACGAATCTGAACCTGAGGATGACGATCTAGATGTTTTATTAAAGGAACAGGAAGATGAAAATCCCGCACCGAATAAGGGTTCAACGATACCAGAACCCTCTAACGAGGATACATACGAAGATGACCTTGAAGTTCTGCGCGAGTTAGAAGCTCCAGGTCCTTGA